One Candidatus Zixiibacteriota bacterium genomic window carries:
- a CDS encoding PAS domain S-box protein: MISESHTESRIFCHLYDSQENRNRQCSEYIASQIDSEREICILKNSRSEGTNLDSILRNISSSYGKLLARKLQLISIGNQPENMIRETVERICLNNRQARYSKSKSLILQDLPADLEGYILTKIKYSADRSPVKSILIQHDHKDCSSREIDLILKNCNYIIHNNDLLHNRFRGCDLEAVVAHLDLEKLRSLLWWTNTGRQIDFFNTRQAVDFEALENSTEPAVALLKNNTVISLNSRAKQLLRECFSNGENPARDLDHIIKQFEKSLGDSLPADFASNRKFTVTPDSDSCLKVETMPVLKDRDDLIILSMEPAKSSKPRQSNRQLSLHKDFSPIKVPERFQENATDLRFVKPSRTYIEDFLEHRSKPKSPGSSKENVSNILFEVLTEKALVGIYLVQDELFCYVNPRFAEIFGYTREEIENRLGIAELAHPDDIPKIQENIRRRIQGEVDTLHYTFRGNTKQGQSIQVEVFGSRTTYNNRPAVSGTLLDITTSHRRQITQSLIYDFEREIHLSDDPEELFRRVHRQLKKLFNLSNFYVALYDPHRRRYSFPYFADQYDKASEISAEQMRYSLTDYVRRTAKPLYADTKNQEKLMAQGEIRLVGTKAPLWIGAPLIEEGRVLGVIALQSYDPRQYSSPDDLKLLSVLAKRIATAMVYQKTQVELDQSRKKFANIIAKIPGCAYSYRLDDQFSIEFLSPGASKIFGISSDYLVESKKISYLNLVNEEDRQDLLKKLRQARDRHGQFETEYRIRTTGQEVRWVHDFATVRQDDEQCCVVEGFLYDISDQKQQQQESIKTHKLLVAALESSPAGVMIADAPDVNIVLANSAALEIRGPTPLALTNIHVSLHPKRWQTYFPDGTICFPEELPLSRAILFGETVADMEIIIRRDSGEERWVSFSAAPVYDQNGKIVAGVAVFPDITERKAMERELKKTNFKLQSERFNLREKNIALRELLNQIDREKMTIERQIQTNLDTVVLPLLHSLREKIHPEEYPMTVALEKALQKVVSPFVNKLRNTFSHLTPRELEICSLIRQGLTSKEISSILSLSDQTIHQQRKIIRRKLGLTNTETNLTSYLNSNYDSGAEA, from the coding sequence ATGATTTCTGAATCACACACCGAATCCAGGATTTTCTGCCATCTTTATGATTCACAGGAGAACCGTAATCGTCAATGCTCCGAATACATAGCCAGCCAGATCGATTCCGAACGGGAAATCTGTATCCTCAAGAATTCACGTTCCGAAGGCACGAACCTGGATTCGATCCTGCGCAACATCTCGTCCTCTTATGGCAAACTGCTGGCCAGAAAACTGCAACTGATCTCAATCGGAAACCAGCCTGAAAATATGATCAGAGAAACGGTCGAAAGAATCTGCTTGAATAACAGGCAGGCCCGATATTCAAAATCGAAGAGCCTGATTCTGCAGGACCTGCCGGCGGATCTCGAGGGTTACATCTTAACCAAAATAAAATATTCTGCTGACCGAAGCCCGGTAAAATCCATACTGATACAACATGACCACAAAGATTGTTCTTCGCGTGAAATCGACCTGATCCTGAAAAACTGCAATTACATAATCCACAACAACGATCTGCTTCATAACAGGTTCCGCGGGTGCGACCTCGAAGCCGTAGTCGCTCACCTCGACCTGGAGAAACTGAGATCTCTGCTTTGGTGGACCAACACCGGCAGGCAGATCGATTTTTTCAATACCCGCCAGGCTGTCGACTTTGAAGCGCTGGAGAACTCAACTGAACCAGCCGTCGCACTGCTGAAAAACAATACAGTCATATCTCTCAACAGCAGGGCTAAACAACTTCTGCGGGAGTGTTTTTCCAACGGCGAAAACCCGGCCCGTGATTTAGACCATATAATAAAGCAGTTCGAAAAATCACTGGGTGACTCCCTGCCGGCAGATTTTGCTTCCAACCGCAAGTTCACAGTTACACCAGATTCCGACAGCTGTCTCAAAGTCGAGACCATGCCGGTACTGAAAGACAGAGATGACTTAATCATCCTGAGCATGGAACCGGCCAAAAGCAGTAAACCGAGGCAGTCAAACCGGCAACTCAGCCTGCACAAGGATTTCAGCCCCATTAAAGTCCCGGAGAGGTTTCAGGAGAACGCGACAGATCTGCGATTTGTAAAACCATCCAGAACCTATATCGAGGATTTCCTCGAACACAGGTCAAAACCTAAATCACCGGGATCATCGAAAGAAAATGTCTCAAATATCCTCTTTGAAGTCCTGACGGAAAAAGCCTTAGTCGGTATCTACCTGGTCCAGGATGAGCTGTTCTGCTACGTAAACCCGCGTTTCGCGGAGATCTTTGGCTACACCCGGGAGGAGATCGAAAACCGCCTCGGGATCGCAGAGCTGGCTCATCCCGATGACATCCCGAAAATCCAGGAGAACATCAGAAGACGTATCCAGGGCGAGGTCGACACCCTGCACTACACATTCCGAGGCAACACCAAACAGGGTCAATCCATCCAGGTGGAAGTCTTCGGATCACGCACAACCTACAACAACCGCCCGGCTGTCAGTGGCACACTGCTGGATATCACCACGAGCCATCGACGACAGATCACCCAGTCACTGATTTACGATTTCGAGCGGGAGATCCATCTCAGCGATGATCCTGAAGAGCTGTTCCGACGGGTTCATCGGCAACTCAAGAAGCTCTTCAACCTGTCAAATTTCTATGTTGCCCTGTATGATCCACACAGAAGGCGTTACAGTTTCCCCTACTTTGCGGATCAGTACGACAAAGCCTCGGAGATCAGCGCGGAGCAGATGAGATACAGCTTGACCGATTATGTCCGTCGCACGGCGAAACCGCTCTATGCCGACACCAAAAATCAGGAAAAACTGATGGCGCAGGGTGAAATCAGGCTGGTCGGCACCAAAGCACCACTCTGGATCGGAGCTCCACTGATCGAGGAAGGCCGAGTGCTGGGAGTAATCGCGCTTCAAAGTTACGATCCCCGGCAATATTCCTCACCCGATGATCTAAAACTGCTCTCAGTACTGGCAAAGCGAATCGCGACTGCCATGGTGTACCAGAAAACGCAGGTAGAACTCGACCAGAGCCGTAAAAAATTCGCGAATATCATCGCGAAAATACCCGGATGTGCTTACTCGTATCGTCTCGACGATCAGTTTTCGATCGAATTTCTCAGCCCGGGAGCTTCGAAGATATTCGGTATCTCGAGCGACTACCTGGTGGAAAGCAAAAAAATCAGTTACCTGAACCTGGTCAATGAGGAAGATCGCCAGGACCTGCTCAAAAAGCTCCGGCAAGCCAGAGACCGGCACGGCCAGTTTGAAACGGAATACCGGATCCGGACGACGGGTCAGGAAGTTCGCTGGGTGCATGATTTCGCGACCGTTCGACAGGATGACGAGCAGTGTTGTGTTGTCGAGGGCTTCTTGTACGATATCAGCGATCAAAAACAACAACAGCAGGAATCTATCAAGACTCACAAACTGCTTGTGGCCGCGCTGGAGAGTTCTCCGGCCGGGGTTATGATCGCCGATGCTCCCGATGTCAATATCGTTTTGGCCAACAGCGCCGCGCTCGAAATTCGGGGCCCGACGCCACTGGCTTTGACCAATATCCATGTCTCCCTGCATCCGAAACGCTGGCAGACTTATTTTCCCGACGGCACAATCTGCTTTCCGGAGGAACTGCCTTTGTCACGCGCGATCCTGTTCGGCGAAACGGTGGCAGATATGGAAATCATTATCCGTCGCGACTCCGGCGAGGAACGCTGGGTATCCTTCAGTGCCGCGCCGGTTTACGACCAAAACGGTAAAATCGTGGCCGGAGTAGCGGTCTTTCCGGATATCACCGAACGAAAAGCGATGGAGCGCGAACTGAAGAAAACCAATTTTAAACTCCAGAGCGAGAGGTTCAACCTGCGCGAGAAAAATATCGCCCTGCGAGAATTACTCAACCAGATCGATCGTGAAAAGATGACGATTGAACGGCAGATCCAGACCAACCTCGATACCGTCGTCCTCCCGCTTTTACATTCCCTGCGGGAGAAAATTCATCCCGAGGAATATCCAATGACCGTGGCGCTCGAAAAAGCGCTCCAGAAGGTAGTCTCGCCCTTCGTCAATAAGCTTCGCAATACTTTCTCACACCTGACCCCGCGCGAACTGGAAATCTGCAGCCTGATCCGGCAGGGGCTCACCTCAAAAGAGATATCCTCGATTCTGAGCCTATCGGACCAGACGATTCATCAACAGCGCAAAATCATCCGTCGCAAGCTCGGCCTCACCAATACCGAAACAAATCTAACTTCTTATCTGAACTCTAATTATGATTCCGGCGCGGAGGCTTGA